The Procambarus clarkii isolate CNS0578487 chromosome 24, FALCON_Pclarkii_2.0, whole genome shotgun sequence genomic interval CTACAGCTCCTGGGGTGCCAATTATCAGCCCCCTCTACAGCTCATGGGGTGCCAATTATCACTCCCTTTACAGCTCCTGGGGTGCCAATTACCACCCCCTCTACAGCTCATGGGATGCCAATTATCACCCCCCTCTACAGCTCCTGGGGTGCCAATTATCACCCCCTCTACAGCTCCTGGGGTGCCAATTATCACCCCCTCTACAGCTCCTGGGGTGCCAATTATCACCCCCTCTACAGCTCCTGGGGTGCCAATTATCACCCCCTCTACAGCTCCTGGGGTGCCAATTATTACCCCCCTCTACAGCTCCTGGGGTGCCAATTATCACCCCCCCCTACAGCTCCTGGGGTGCCAGTTATCACCCCACACTACAGCTCCTGGGGTACCAATTATCACCCCACCACAGCCTCTGGGGTGCCAATTATCACCCTACTACAGCTCCTGGGGTGCCAATTATCACCCCACCACAGCCTCTGGGGTGCCAATTATCACCCTACCACAGCTCCTGGGGTGCCAATTATCACCCCACCACAGCCTCTGGGTACCAATTATCACCCCCCCGTCTACAGCTCCTGGGGTGCCAATTATCACCCTACCACAGCCTCTGGGGTGCCAATTTTCACCCCCCCGTCTACAGCTCCTGGGGTGCCAATTATCACCCCACCACAGCCTCTGGGGTGCCAGCATCACCCCACCACAGCCTCTGGGGTGCCAGCATCACCCCACCACAGCCTCTGGGGTGCCAGCATCACCCCACCACAGCCTCTGGGGTGCCAGCATCACCCCACCACAGCCTCTGGGGTGCCAGCATCACCAGGTTAGCCGCAAAGTTTGCAGTCAAGACAAACTTGAGCGTCGTAACTCTCACTGGAGGTGCACATGTCTGGTGGTGCGGGTACGGACGCCACCCTGGAGGTGCACATGGCTGGTGGTGCGGGTACGGACGCCACCCTGGAGGTGCACATGGCTGGTGGTGCGGGTACGGACGCCACCCTGGAGGTGCACATGGCTGGTGGTGCGGGTACGGACGCCACCCTGGAGGTGCACATGGCTGGTGGTGCGGGTACGGACGCCACCCTGGAGGTGCACATGTCTGGTGGTGCGGGTACGGATGCCACCCTGGAGGTGCACATGTCTGGTGGTGCGGGTACGGACGCCACCCTGGAGGTGCACATGTCTGGTGGTGCGGGTACGGACGCCACCCTGGAGGTGCACATGTCTGGTGGTGCGGGTACGGACGCCACCCTGGAGGTGCACATGTCTGGTGGTGCGGGTACGGACGCCACCCTGGAGGTGCACATGTCTGGTGGTGCGGGTACGGACGCTACCCTGGAGGTGCACATGTCTGGTGGTGCGGGTACGGACGCCACCCTGGAGGTGCACATGGCTGGTGGTGCGGGTACGGACGCCACCCTGGAGGTGCACATGGCTGGTGGTGCGGGTACGGACGCCACCCTGGAGGTGCACATGGCTGGTGGTGCGGGTACGGACGCCACCCTGGAGGTGCACATGGCTGGTGGTGCGGGTACGGACGCCACCCTGGAGGTGCACATGGCTGGTGGTGCGGGTACGGACGCCACCCTGGAGGTGCACATGGCTGGTGGTGCGGGTACGGACGCCACCCTGGAGGTGCACATGGCTGGTGGTGCGGGTACGGACGCCACCCTGGAGGTGCACATGGCTGGTGGTGCGGGTACGGACGCCACCCTGGAGGTGCACATGGCTGGTGGTGCGGGTACGGACGCCACCCTGGAGGTGCACATGGCTGGTGGTGCGGGTACGGACGCCACCCTGGAGGTGTACATGGCTGGTGGTGCGGGTACAGACGCCACCCTGGAGGTGCACATGGCTGGTGGTGCGGGTACGGACGCCACCCTGGAGGTGCACATGTCTGGTGGTGCGGGTACGGACGCCACCCTGGAGGTGCACATGTCTGGTGGTGCGGGTACGGACGCCACCCTGGAGGTGCACATGGCTGGTGGTGCGGGTACGGACGCCACCCTGGAGGTGCACATGGCTGGTGGTGCGGGTACGGACGCCACCCTGGAGGTGCACATGGCTGGTGGTGCGGGTACGGACGCCACCCTGGAGGTGCACATGGCTGGTGGTGCGGGTACGGACGCCACCCTGGAGGTGCACATGGCTGGTGGTGCGGGTACGGACGCCACCCTGGAGGTGCACATGGCTGGTGGTGCGGGTACGGACGCCACCCTGGAGGTGCACATGGCTGGTGGTGCGGGTACGGACGCCACCCTGGAGGTGCACATGGCTGGTGGTGCGGGTACGGACGCCACCCTGGAGGTGCACATGGCTGGTGGTGCGGGTACGGACGCCACCCTGGAGGTGCACATGGCTGGTGGTGCGGGTACGGACGCCACCCTGGAGGTGCACATGGCTGGTGGTGCGGGTACGGACGCCACCCTGGAGGTGCACATGGCTGGTGGTGCGGGTACGGACGCCACCCTGGAGGTGTACATGGCTGGTGGTGCGGGTACGGACGCCACCCTGGAGGTGCACATGGCTGGTGGTGCGGGTACGGACGCCACCCTGGAGGTGCACATGGCTGGTGGTGCGGGTACAGACGCCACCCTGGAGGTGCACATGGCTGGTGGTGCGGGTACGGACGCCACCCTGGAGGTGCACATGTAGGAAGTGAGGAAGTTGAGTGTTGGAGTAGATGTGGAGTGCAAGTGGGTGCTGGGGAGGGTATACGTGGGTGTTGAAGTGGCTGAGGGGAGAAAGgctggtgtgttggtgtagtGAGTATTGGAGGTATTGGTTGGGTGTAGGGGCTGTTTGTGGGGTGAAATCGGGAGCGGCTAGGGTGTGACTGGATGTTGGTTGGGCGTAActgggtgtgggtggggtgttgtgggtgtgggtgtggatagggtgttgtgggtgtggatgTGGGTGGGATGGATgtgggtggggtgttgtgggtgtgggtgtggatagggtgttgtgggtgtggatgTGGGTGGGATggatgtgggtggggtgggtggggtgttgtgggtgtgggtggggtgggttggGTGTGGGTGGTCTACATATGAAGGCAAATATTTGAGGTGCAAAATTGCTAGATATAGAAAAGGAATTAACATTGCATAACTAAATTGGATCTGCATATGTGATCAAATAATTGTTATGGCATAGAGCATGTTGCTGTGATCAGATACGGCgctcaccgcccccccccccccccggcactcaCCGCCCCCCCCGGCGCTCACCGCCCCCCCTGGTGCTCACCGCCCCCCGGCGCTCACCGCCCCCCCTGGCGCTCACCGCCCCCCCTGGCGCTCACCGCCCCCCCCGGCGCTCACCATCCCCCCCTGGCGCTCACCATCCCCCCCCTGGCGCTCACCATCCCCCCCGGCGCTCACCGCCCCCCCGGCGCTCACCGCCCCCCCTGGCGCTCACCGGCCCCCCCTGGCgctcaccgcccccccccccggcgcTCACTGCCCCCCTGGCGCTCACCGCCCCCCCGGCGCTCACCGCCCCCCCTGGCGCTCACCGCCCCCCCCGGCGCTCACCATCCCCCCCTGGCGCTCACCATCCCCCCCCTGGCGCTCACCATCCCCCCCCGGCGCTCACCGCCCCCCCGGCGCTCACCGCCCCCCCGGCgctcaccgccccccccccccggcgctCACCGCCCACCCCCCGGCGCTCACCGCCCCCCCGGCGCTCACCGCCCCCCCGGCGCTCACCGCCCCCCCGGCGCTCACCGCCcccctgtaacggggggtgggggaaatagctctaacttatccattattccaccccccagttaactaacgaggccgggggaaacagctctctctagtccgttatcccgtccccagttagctaactattctagagcacctccagagttcctaaggcaacctctctcgttcaacaccttgtaacctaggtatttgactacctaggtgctaagactacaaggcgccgtcacttgatcagttacccgaaactctagagagaactctagaatacagaatcattgccacaaacgtataagaggaaacgaaaggaaagaaatgaatagtgaagtaattagtgagggcttgggggtgagagggagagaggtgggaggagcgaggagggtcattagttgaaagtgagagtttagagagggggtggagggagaggtgtagataggtagaagtaaagagtagatagtagaagtagaaagtagatagtagaagacgaaatgctgccaccatccattcatgatcattacatacaagacaaggaatggaacttgcctgtatcacaaaattctcaaaggatgttatcatgagttcattattagtatgttccctctgtaccatgtatcaactccaaacaagtactcattaatatcttgaatctagtaaccaccgaggctttctcacctcaactcaaagctctagggaacaaagacgatttaaataataagttcatgtatttcacatactaagtatcataatttagcaattcaattaaaatgttccagtttaatatgcaaagtgagtcatcatccaagaattcgagaaccctacaacttgactgcccctgatcatcacacaacacttgtaaaacacgaccaagtcaccttaatgttcactcaccgaggactgagtctaagttgaatagagagggggggggggtctgtagcttgacagagactgtctcgcccctgccggccgacagcctccctgctctgctggctcgtgtgctgttctgtctcgataatgcttcatgctggatagctctccgagtttatattggggaacctagtagctaactccgcccacaagtagatagcctccggcactaccaagccactccttaaacgtcggcatgtttgaaggctacccggctccaattatacgcttagcggaagcaaggtgaaattatcatgatctgacctcaggtcacttggggtcattaacggttagaggtgtgagatctcaggcagacaactggcgcctctcagatccttgtctgtgactcgtgtactctatatatattttaaataaactaacccaaacacttttacagtgttacatctccccttctccccgaaataaagtttttgcaacactgctaaagcaagctagctgtgtgcaacaactttattatcgaaaaaaaaaatacatcctagctaaacaaatatacatcatcctactctaaaaaaatgaaatatgtagacagacgtccattgtctctggctgggcgacgtcactgcttggtcttgtagataatcctgtaccacatttcttcaacacaactgcctccgtcgcttctccgtcgttaacgcacaacaacacttggtcaacccgaaagccgttactacttgaactgagcacaggaccgtggaattcggttgtcccagctgatctgtaattggccctacgtcagtcaccatgagagacgtatattggggttcttcacagctatagggactacaagtttcgagaccttcatatagttgccaacagtagaaatcccatcctactcttcttcctccctgttgctccagcacgcctccttcagagagctacttctgacagccacatcaagtctgcatgacacaggaagaatcactcaacagagctacctgcttgcaggaggggcggccagtcaaggcaaacgatcctgtcttgcaattacgctccatgccatgatgctgacaccagcaagggacactaggtatcatgtctcactcagcttgtcttatcttctcttctttcttctctctatttcttctctcttctttcttctttcttctttcttctttcttctctcttctttcttctctcttcctcctcccatgggtcttagacaagcgacctggggtccattgggggtctgtccgtcctggggtccatcctgggtagaccgatgttggtgggacagactggagtcgttgttgctcctcttccatcattactgggtcgtctggggtcgtctgcagaacgacctggggtccactgggtagaccaatgttgactgaccgagagggctgcatcttggggtcccctggggtggtgatggtggtggagccgtgacctccaggtagtgggctggtcgtggtggtggtgattaacgcccgtgagtgtggtacacagcagccgtctccctcttttgtatgtgcgtctctcctctcttctggctcccacctgtgggtgaacagaaaggcgacaatatcgtgctcccaagatatgttatgtgaccctgtagtttgtatagggttacacagtccagtcataccgctctcctcctggcaacaactacacttaaatttttaaaataatccaattaacactgaatgatattgacttggtggaacataagacagtaacagaggaaagttagagaagagagaataaggtcatcactacctttaacttgtcacaaaaaaaaatcaacactaatagacaaaacactagcctaaacttaactgtaccgttcctaatcttaagtacataaaccgccgttactcccacccttaacctacagccacctacgtgacccagagtgtttccctagcatctccgccggtcaacaactccaaactgttgccacccctgtgaccagactatctaacgtcgagcgtccccaacgtgaagtctactgacatactaagcctccccctagcatgctgtacaataccagtacacctcgggttattgcgttcaaatggagtaaaacagtcgatcgcaataatctgagcagaaccacacttaaactacttaactacacctgccactccccactgacctgaaaaccagcggtggctgggtgtccccgtgggacatgcgaggtcacctgtcacactcaggtgagctccactaccaacaccgctaagttccaaaatcaccaaatcttattactaacataaatcactacacacacaagttctggtgaacattccctgaacttcacaaaactcacaaaatcacgaaACCAAatcaccagagaatcactatctcctaacctggaaaagctcgctaaatcgcgaataataaacacctgtcaagatctccctgatagcgcctgagcggcaaaaagacacgtgggactgaacaatgttaaaagaacaccaactaccaacaacattgttcaacaccgctgccaacattgtaacggggggtgggggaaatagctctatcttgtccattattctaccccccagttaactaacgaggccgggggaaacagctctctctagtccgttattccgtcctcagttagctaactattctggagcacctccagagttcctaaggcagcctctctcgttcaacaccttgtaacctaggtattcgactacctaggtgctaagactacaaggcgccgtcacttgatcagttacccgaaactctagagagaactctagaataccgaaatcattgccacaaacgtataagaggaaacgaaaggaaagaaatgaatagtgaagtaattagtgagggcttgggggtgagagggagagaggtgggaggagcgaggagggtcattagttgaaagtgagagtttagagagggggtggagggagaggtgtagataggtagaagtaaagagtagatagtagaagtagaaagtagatagtagaagacgaaatgctgccaccatccattcatgatcattacatacaagacaaggaatggaacttgcctgtatcacaaaattctcaaaggatgttatcatgagttcattattagtatgttccctctgtaccatgtatcaactccaaacaagtactcattaatatcttgaatctagtaaccaccgaggctttctcacctcaactcaaagctctagggaacaaagacgatttaaataataagttcatgtatttcacatactaagtatcataatttagcaattcaattaaaatgttccagtttaatatgcaaagtgagtcatcatccaagaattcgagaaccctacaacttgactgcccctgatcatcacacaacacttgtaaaacacgaccaagtcaccttaatgttcactcaccgaggactgagtctaagttgaatagagaggggggggggtctgtagcttgacagagactgtctcgcccctgccggccgacagcctccctgctctgctggctcgtgtgctgttctgtctcgataatgcttcatgctggatagctctccgagtttatattggggaacctagtagctaactccgcccacaagtagatagcctccggcactaccaagccactccttaaacgtcggcatgtttgaaggctacccggctccaattatacgcttagcggaagcaaggtgaaattatcatgatctgacctcaggtcacttggggtcattaacggttagaggtgtgagatctcaggcagacaactggcgcctctcagatccttgtctgtgactcgtgtactctatatatattttaaataaactaacccaaacacttttgcagtgttacaccccccccctggCGCTCACCGCTCTCCCTGGCGCTCACCGCCCTTCCCGGCGctcaccgccccccccccgcGCTCACCAGCCTCCCCCCGGCGCTCACCAGCCCCCCGGCGCTCACCAGCTCCTCCCCCGGCGCTCGCCAGCCCCCCCTGGCGCTCGCCAGCCCCCCCTGGCGCTCACCAGCCCCCCCTGGCGCTCACCAGCCCCCCCCGGCGCTCACCAGCTCCTCTTCCGGCGCTCACCAGCCCCCCCCTGGCGCTCACCGCCCCCCCCGGCGCTCACCACCTCCCCCCGGCGTTCACCATCCCCCCTGGCGCTCACTGCCCCCCCCCCGGCGCTCACCGCTTCCCCCCCCGGCGCTCACCGCCTCCCCCCCCCGGCGCTCACCATCCTCCCTGGCGCTCACCATCCCCTCCGGGCGCTCACTCGCTCCCCCCCCTGGCGCTCACCGCCTCCTCCTCGGCGCTCACCGCCTCTCCCCCGGCGCTTACCATCCCCCCTCGGCGCTCACCGCCTCCCTTCCGGCGCTCACCGCCTCCCCCCCTGGCGCTCACCATCCCCCCTGGCGCTCACCATTCCCCCGGCGCTCACCAGCCCCCCCTGGCGCTCACCAGCCCCCCCCCGGCGATCACCAGCCCCCCTGGCGCTCACCGCCCCCCCTGGCGCTCACCAGCCCCCCCCCGGCGCTCACCAGCCCCCCGGTgttcaccagccccccccctggcGCTCACCAGCCCCCCCTGGCGCTCACCAGCCCCCCCCTGGCGCTCACCAGCCCCCCCCTGGCGCTCACCAGCCCCCCCTGGCGCTCACCAGCCCCCCCTGGGGCTTACCAGCCCCCCCTGGCGCTCACCGCCCCACCCCGGCGCTCACCAGCCCCACCCCGGCGCTCACCAGCCCCACCCCCGGCGCTCACCAGCCCCCCCGGCGCTCACCGCCCCCCCTGGAGCtcaccggccccccccccccgagcgctCACCGCCTCCCCCCCTGGCGCTCACCAGCCCGCCCCTGGCGCTCACCAGCCCCCCCCTGGCGCTTACCAGCCCCCCCCTGGCGCTCACCAGCCCCCCCCTGGCGCTCACCAGCCCCCCCTGGCGCTCACCAGCCCCCCCCCGGCGATCACCAGCCCCCCTGGCGCTCACCGCCCCCCCTGGCGCTCACCAGCCCCCCCCCGGCGCTCACCAGCCCCCCGGTgttcaccagcccccccccctggcgctCACCAGCCCCCCCTGGCGCTCACCAGCCCCCCCCTGGCGCTCACCAGCCCCCCCCTGGCGCTCACCAGCCCCCCCTGGCGCTCACCAGCCCCCCCTGGGGCTTACCAGCCCCCCCTGGCGCTCACCGCCCCACCCCGGCGCTCACCAGCCCCACCCCGGCGCTCACCAGCCCCACCCCCGGCGCTCACCAGCCCCCCCGGCGCTCACCGCCCCCCCTGGAGCtcaccggcccccccccccccgagcgctCACCGCCTCCCCCCCTGGCGCTCACCAGCCCGCCCCTGGCGCTCACCAGCCCCCCCCTGGCGCTTACCAGCCCCCCCCTGGCGCTCACCAGCCCCCCCCTGGCGCTCACCAGCCCCCCCTGGCGCTCACCGCCTCCCCCCCCGGGCGCTCACCGCCTCCCCCCCTGGCGCTCACCAGCCCGCCCCTGGCGCTCACCAGCCCCCCCCTGGCGCTTACCAGCCCCCCCTGGCgctcaccagcccccccccccggcgCTCACCGCCCCCCCGGGCGCTCACCGTCCCCGGCGCTCACCGCCCCCggcgctcaccccccccccctggcgctcACCGGCCCCAGGCCCACCACACGCTCAATGTCAGTAATCTCGCACACTGGAAAAAAATATACTTTGTACTGATGATACTGACGATAAgaatttatgttatttaaacgtgtgcgtgagtgcgtgagtgcgtgcgtgcgtgcgtgagtgcgtgcgtgcgtgcgtgagtgcgtgcgtgcgtgtacccATCCATGTTTGCTTATTAGATGAAGATTTAGGTCTTGGAGCCCAGTTTCCCGCCCCCAGTTTCTAAGGCAATGACTTCCGACCAACTTTCCTATTAAAGTATATTTGCTTTTCACATTATGACTGGAGTTGGCCTCCACAACCTGCTCGTTTAACTCATTACATTTTTCAACTATTCATGCGCTAAAAAATCTTCTCTAACAACTctttgtttcatctcaaaattcaAACCATATCCCCATGTTCTTTTTTCAACCCTGTAAATTCTCATAAGTATTTTACATGTCTCTGTCACGTCTCCTCTTTTCTAGCGACGTTAGGTTTAACTCTCAgtctgtcttcgtgtcccatcagTTGTAAATctgagacgagtctcgttgcagtcTTGTGAACCCTTTAAAGTTTCCTTTGTGCTTTTTGATGAAAGTGAgtggagagtgatgggggctgcacactctaggactggtctcacataggtgGTGCTCAGTGGCCGGAATGCCACTTTATTTAGGTTTCTAAATACTGTTCTGACTTTTGCCTAAGGCTTTAAAGGTTCTTGTCTCTTCTAATTCTCCTCGTGTATATATGTAAGGAATCGCAAGCCTCTACTTCCACCATTTCATGTGTTGTTGTAATTATGTCATTGTGCAGCCTAGCTCCACTGCCCTAATTGTAAAGAGCCGAGTATGAAGTATAATAAACACGTATGGAATATTCTGTTATCAGATGGCTGTGTGTTGTAGTAATACGTGTATTAATACGTGTATTAATACGTGTATTAATACGTGGTGTTATCACAACAATAGGGTTAGGACGCTCAACACGTAGATGAACATTAACCCTCAGAGTGCGCCGCGCGTGTTGTCAACAGGTAGATGGTTATACCTGGCGGTAGACTGTACAGTAGTCTACCTGGCGGTAGACTACTGTGCCGGTAGAGTACCCTGGCTGCCGGAAGCTCTTGAGAGTAAACGTCAGTTGTGTGGTGGGGAGACACCCATGTGTAGCATCCCCCAGGGCGCCCGCCTCCTGCCGGCCtcgctccaccaccctccactccaCTTGTCTCAGTGCTCACAGTGTATACGACATAATGAAGGACATGGATGATGGCACACTCAGTGGGGACGCCAGCTGCTCCACACTCAGTGTGAGAGTattagaggtgttgtggtggtggggagagtgggtagtggtggaggtgggccCACCAACCTCCACCATTCACCGCCACTCAGTACCTCATCACGTGACAAGTACGTCGTGTTGTGGTAACCTAGAGAATTATGAGGCGGTTTATACCTGGCCCCAAACTTCTCCTTCTGGGAGTCCGCCGGAGGATTCCCGGTGATCCTCTTGATGACGTCGTTGTCGTATATTTGTGGGCGCCTCGTGGACGACACCCGGACCTTTTTCTTGACGCTCTTCCTCTGTGTTGTGGCGGCAGTTGTGTTAGATATTATATAAAGGggaaacagagagagaggaggggggtgggggtgttccGGATGATATGTGGCGTGAGAGGCAGAGCGAGGGAtggtgagggatggtgagggagtgtagtggttgtggtgacgaCAGCTCCTTTCACCCTTCACCCATTACTGAGGAAGAgggcaacaaatcaagttaatctGCCCACCGCCATTTCTGTTATGTTCAGAGgagaccagcccaccaccaccaccatggagggTCGAGAGgagaccagcccaccaccaccgccatggaGGGTTGAGAGGAGACCAGCCCACCGCCATGGAGGGTTGAGAGGAGACCAgcccaccaccaggagggttgagAGGAGACCAGCCCACCGCCATGGAGGGTTGAGAGgagaccagcccaccaccaccaccatggagggTTGAGAGGAGACCAGCCCACCGCCATTTCTGTTATGTTCAGAGgagaccagcccaccaccaccaccatggagggTTGAGAGgagaccagcccaccaccaccaccaggagggttgagAGGAGACCAGCCCACCGCCATGGAGGGTTGAGAGgagaccagcccaccaccaccaccaggagggttgagAGGAGACCAGCCCACCGCCATGGAGGGTTGAGAGgagaccagcccaccaccaccaccaggagggttgagAGGAGACCAGCCCACCGCCATGGAGGGTTGAGAGgagaccagcccaccaccaccaccaggagggttgagAGGAGACCAGCCCACCGCCATGGAGTGTTGAGAGGAGACcagcccaccgccaccaccaggagggttgagAGGAGACCAGCCCACCGCCATGGAGGGTTGAGAGgagaccagcccaccaccaccaccaggagggttgagaggagaccagcccaccaccaccaccaccaggagggttgagaggagaccagcccaccaccaccaccaccaggagggttgagAGGAGACCAGCCCACCGCCATGGAGGGTTGAGAGGAGACCAGCCCACCGCCATGGAGGGTTGAGAGGAGACCAGCCCACCGCCATGGAGGGTTGAGAGGAGACCAGCCCACCGCCATGGAGGGTTGAGAGGAGACCAGCCCACCGCCATGGAGGGTTGAGAGgagaccagcccaccaccaccaccaggagggttgagaggagaccagcccaccaccaccaccaggagggttgagAGGAGACCAGCCCACCGCCATGGAGGGTTGAGAGGAGAccagcccaccactaccaccaggagGGTTGAGAGGAGACCAGCCCACCGCCATGGAGGGTTGAGAGGAGACCAGCCCACCGCCATGGAGGGTTGAGAGGAGACCAGCCCACCGCCATGGAGGGTTGAGAGGAGACCAGCCCACCGCCATGGAGGGTTGAGAGGAGACCAGCCCACCGCCATGGAGGGTTGAGAGgagaccagc includes:
- the LOC123761849 gene encoding autotransporter adhesin BpaC-like — its product is MSGGAGTDATLEVHMAGGAGTDATLEVHMAGGAGTDATLEVHMAGGAGTDATLEVHMAGGAGTDATLEVHMSGGAGTDATLEVHMSGGAGTDATLEVHMSGGAGTDATLEVHMSGGAGTDATLEVHMSGGAGTDATLEVHMSGGAGTDATLEVHMSGGAGTDATLEVHMAGGAGTDATLEVHMAGGAGTDATLEVHMAGGAGTDATLEVHMAGGAGTDATLEVHMAGGAGTDATLEVHMAGGAGTDATLEVHMAGGAGTDATLEVHMAGGAGTDATLEVHMAGGAGTDATLEVHMAGGAGTDATLEVYMAGGAGTDATLEVHMAGGAGTDATLEVHMSGGAGTDATLEVHMSGGAGTDATLEVHMAGGAGTDATLEVHMAGGAGTDATLEVHMAGGAGTDATLEVHMAGGAGTDATLEVHMAGGAGTDATLEVHMAGGAGTDATLEVHMAGGAGTDATLEVHMAGGAGTDATLEVHMAGGAGTDATLEVHMAGGAGTDATLEVHMAGGAGTDATLEVHMAGGAGTDATLEVYMAGGAGTDATLEVHMAGGAGTDATLEVHMAGGAGTDATLEVHMAGGAGTDATLEVHM